One bacterium genomic region harbors:
- the dnaE gene encoding DNA polymerase III subunit alpha gives MASRPFVHLHNHSDFSLLDGAIPIKKLVARAVEYGMPALALTDHGNLFGAIHFYLAAQAAGIRPILGLEAYTTRGDRRARGGGRGQTEINHLLLLVKDLEGYKNLVKLSSYAYLEGFYYKPRLDRELLRAHSRGLIATSACMSGEVNRLLAAGNLAEAERSARELAAIFGPGNFYLEIQHHGLAEEDVIRERAVDLARRTGLPLVATNDCHYLERGDHKAHEVLLCINTGGDIDDNHFHIGSEELYLKTAEEMSERFADLPEALDATLAIAEACRLELPLGASCLPDFPLPEDYPNADRYLADLARAGLAARYGEPTPAQRERLDYELDIIGRMGFPGYFLITRDFIHAAKERGIAVGPGRGSAAGSLVCYALGITDIDPLAHGLLFERFLNPERVSLPDIDIDFDYVRRGEVIDYVTAKYGKANVCQIITYGTMKARAVVRDVGRVLKIPFGEVDKVAKLVPDTLGVTLEQALKQNADLAALAATNEPWPTADLIRYALTLEGLTRHASTHAAGVIITPDPLVEHVPLYLNNKGEVTTQYDMAMCEAIGLLKMDFLGLRTLTVIEDALRFINEGRPPAERLAARDIPLDDPLSFELLRAADTVGTFQLESAGMRDILRRLQPTEFNDIVATNALFRPGPIGGGMVDDFIDRKRGRTPIAYPHPDLEPILAETYGAIVYQEQVMQIASRMAGFTLGQADVLRRAMGKKKAEAMAEQKRLFVAGAAERGYAEAKATEIFDLLAYFAGYGFNKSHSAAYAMISMQTAYLKAHHPAEYLAACMSSEMNATDRIVVFMNECRNHDIEVVPPDVRISHDEFRVHEGRIYFGLGAVKNVGHGAIEEIVRARRETPEALTDLYAFCEALDLRKVNRKVLESLIMAGALDALGPGRASLFAALEEAMAASASRQKEREAGQMNLLAALGAEEVQRVRKKVGKLPEWEPRERLAKEKEVLGFFVSGHPLDALRPTILALPLQNAESLKDCPDRSEVRTLGIVTALKQKLDSKERPMAFLTVEDFLGSYEVVVFGSVYELCGRQLAVDAILGFEGKTSLQESGEAKLLLDRAYTVDEALGAWPGKMHLHFSAGFAPDWVAQLERELRAHPGPQEVFFHLAGEGGQPVVIKCRGLKVEPGPWLQDFLRENRERFRCRFEGRPFPRVSERGKGGNGNGRANWARR, from the coding sequence ATGGCCAGCCGCCCCTTCGTCCACCTGCACAACCACAGCGACTTCAGCCTGCTGGACGGGGCGATTCCGATCAAGAAGCTGGTGGCGCGGGCCGTCGAGTACGGGATGCCAGCCCTGGCCCTGACCGACCACGGCAACCTCTTCGGGGCGATCCATTTCTACCTGGCCGCGCAGGCGGCCGGGATCCGGCCCATTCTCGGGCTGGAGGCCTACACGACCCGGGGCGACCGCCGCGCCCGCGGGGGTGGGCGCGGCCAGACCGAGATCAACCACCTGCTGCTCCTGGTCAAGGACCTGGAGGGCTACAAGAACCTGGTCAAGCTCTCCAGCTACGCCTACCTCGAAGGCTTCTACTACAAACCGCGCCTGGACCGGGAGCTGCTGCGGGCGCACAGCCGGGGGCTCATCGCCACCAGCGCCTGCATGTCGGGCGAGGTGAACCGGCTGCTCGCCGCCGGCAACCTGGCCGAGGCCGAGCGCAGCGCCCGCGAACTGGCGGCCATCTTCGGGCCGGGCAACTTCTACCTGGAGATCCAGCACCACGGGCTCGCCGAGGAGGACGTGATCCGCGAGCGCGCCGTGGACCTCGCGCGGCGCACCGGCCTGCCGCTGGTCGCCACCAACGACTGCCACTACCTGGAGCGCGGGGACCACAAGGCGCACGAGGTGCTCCTGTGCATCAACACCGGCGGGGACATCGACGACAACCACTTCCACATCGGCAGCGAGGAGCTCTACCTCAAGACCGCCGAGGAGATGAGCGAGCGCTTCGCGGACCTGCCGGAGGCCCTGGACGCGACGCTCGCCATCGCCGAGGCCTGCCGGCTCGAGCTGCCGCTGGGCGCCAGCTGCCTGCCCGATTTCCCGCTGCCGGAGGACTACCCGAACGCGGATCGCTACCTGGCCGACCTCGCTCGCGCCGGCCTCGCGGCGCGTTACGGCGAGCCCACGCCCGCCCAGCGCGAGCGCCTCGACTACGAGCTGGACATCATCGGGCGCATGGGCTTTCCGGGCTACTTCCTCATCACGCGCGACTTCATCCACGCCGCCAAGGAACGCGGGATCGCCGTCGGCCCCGGCCGCGGCTCGGCCGCCGGCAGCCTGGTCTGCTACGCGCTGGGGATCACGGACATCGACCCGCTCGCGCACGGGCTCCTCTTCGAGCGCTTCCTCAACCCGGAGCGCGTCTCGCTGCCGGACATCGACATCGACTTCGACTACGTGCGCCGCGGCGAGGTGATCGACTACGTCACGGCCAAGTACGGCAAGGCGAACGTCTGCCAGATCATCACCTACGGGACGATGAAGGCGCGCGCCGTGGTCCGCGACGTCGGCCGCGTGCTCAAGATCCCCTTCGGCGAGGTGGACAAGGTCGCCAAGCTCGTGCCCGACACGCTGGGCGTCACGCTCGAGCAGGCGCTCAAGCAGAACGCCGACCTGGCGGCGCTCGCGGCGACGAACGAACCCTGGCCCACCGCCGATCTCATCAGGTACGCGCTCACGCTCGAGGGCCTCACCCGCCACGCGAGCACGCACGCGGCGGGCGTGATCATCACGCCCGATCCGCTCGTCGAGCACGTGCCGCTCTACCTGAACAACAAGGGCGAAGTCACCACGCAGTACGACATGGCGATGTGCGAGGCCATCGGCCTGCTGAAGATGGACTTCCTCGGCCTGCGCACGCTGACCGTGATCGAGGACGCTCTGCGCTTCATCAACGAGGGGCGCCCGCCGGCGGAACGCCTGGCGGCGCGGGACATCCCGCTGGACGACCCGCTCAGCTTCGAGCTGCTGCGCGCGGCCGACACGGTCGGCACCTTCCAGCTCGAGAGCGCCGGCATGCGCGACATCCTGCGCCGGCTCCAGCCCACCGAGTTCAACGACATCGTCGCGACGAACGCGCTCTTCCGGCCGGGTCCGATCGGCGGCGGCATGGTCGACGACTTCATCGACCGCAAGCGCGGGCGCACCCCGATCGCCTACCCGCACCCGGACCTGGAGCCGATCCTCGCCGAGACCTACGGCGCCATCGTCTACCAGGAACAGGTGATGCAGATCGCCTCGCGGATGGCCGGTTTCACGCTCGGCCAGGCCGACGTGCTCCGCCGCGCGATGGGCAAGAAGAAGGCCGAGGCGATGGCCGAGCAGAAGCGGCTCTTCGTCGCCGGCGCCGCCGAGCGCGGCTACGCGGAGGCCAAGGCGACGGAGATCTTCGACCTGCTCGCCTACTTCGCCGGCTACGGCTTCAACAAGAGCCACTCGGCGGCCTACGCGATGATCAGCATGCAGACGGCCTACCTGAAGGCGCACCATCCGGCCGAGTACCTGGCCGCCTGCATGAGCTCGGAGATGAACGCGACGGACCGCATCGTCGTCTTCATGAACGAGTGCCGCAACCACGACATCGAGGTGGTGCCGCCGGACGTGCGCATCAGCCACGACGAGTTCCGCGTGCACGAGGGGCGCATCTACTTCGGGCTGGGCGCCGTGAAGAACGTCGGCCACGGCGCGATCGAGGAGATCGTGCGCGCCCGGCGCGAGACGCCGGAGGCCCTGACCGATCTCTACGCCTTCTGCGAGGCGCTGGACCTGCGCAAGGTGAACAGGAAGGTGCTCGAGAGCCTGATCATGGCCGGCGCCCTGGACGCCCTCGGCCCGGGCCGCGCGAGCCTCTTCGCGGCTCTCGAGGAGGCGATGGCGGCCAGCGCGAGCCGCCAGAAGGAGCGCGAGGCCGGGCAGATGAACCTGCTCGCCGCCCTCGGCGCCGAGGAAGTCCAGCGCGTGCGCAAGAAGGTGGGGAAGCTCCCCGAGTGGGAGCCGCGCGAGCGCCTCGCCAAGGAGAAGGAGGTGCTCGGCTTCTTCGTCTCCGGGCACCCGCTGGACGCCCTGCGGCCGACGATCCTCGCCCTGCCCCTGCAGAACGCCGAGAGCCTCAAGGATTGCCCCGACCGCAGCGAGGTGCGGACGCTGGGCATCGTCACCGCGCTCAAACAGAAGTTGGACAGCAAGGAGCGCCCGATGGCCTTCCTCACGGTCGAGGACTTCCTCGGCAGCTACGAGGTGGTCGTCTTCGGCTCGGTCTACGAGCTGTGCGGGCGCCAGCTCGCGGTGGACGCCATCCTCGGCTTCGAGGGCAAGACGAGCCTGCAGGAGTCCGGCGAGGCGAAGCTCCTGCTCGACCGCGCCTACACCGTCGACGAGGCGCTCGGCGCCTGGCCGGGCAAGATGCACCTGCACTTCAGCGCCGGTTTCGCGCCGGACTGGGTGGCCCAGCTCGAGCGCGAACTGCGCGCGCACCCGGGGCCGCAGGAGGTCTTCTTCCACCTGGCGGGGGAGGGCGGCCAGCCGGTCGTGATCAAGTGCCGGGGCCTCAAGGTCGAGCCGGGACCCTGGCTGCAGGACTTCCTGCGCGAGAACCGCGAGCGCTTCCGCTGCCGCTTCGAAGGCCGGCCCTTTCCGCGCGTCAGCGAGCGCGGCAAGGGCGGCAACGGCAACGGGCGCGCCAACTGGGCGCGGCGCTGA
- a CDS encoding twin-arginine translocase TatA/TatE family subunit, with the protein MVALIDIGGSELLLILGAALVLLGPRRLPEIARQIGQINNKLRDANRELKRELYSNLEPPATPTAERPLAGARHRESGLPLPPPPAAAEAPYRDAEAELARVRAEAAAGPAAEAAPTGAQAQPSANEEADPGAAGSASPGEGPRGG; encoded by the coding sequence ATGGTAGCGCTGATCGATATCGGCGGCAGCGAGCTGCTGCTCATCCTCGGCGCCGCCCTCGTGCTGCTCGGCCCGCGCCGTCTGCCGGAGATCGCCCGCCAGATCGGGCAGATCAACAACAAGCTGCGCGACGCGAACCGCGAGCTGAAGCGCGAGCTCTACAGCAATCTCGAGCCGCCGGCGACCCCGACTGCCGAGCGGCCGCTGGCCGGCGCGCGCCATCGCGAGTCGGGCTTGCCCCTGCCGCCGCCGCCGGCCGCCGCCGAGGCGCCCTACCGCGACGCCGAGGCCGAACTCGCGCGCGTGCGGGCGGAGGCCGCGGCAGGACCGGCCGCCGAGGCCGCCCCGACGGGCGCACAGGCGCAGCCGAGCGCAAACGAAGAGGCGGACCCGGGCGCCGCCGGATCCGCCTCGCCAGGTGAGGGCCCCCGCGGGGGCTAG
- a CDS encoding DUF4321 domain-containing protein — MALHRKSFRTIVLSILLGIAVGTLLGELLGLVLPDGVPRDVLTYAKSFTLTPFTVDLLVFSFTFGFSLTFNLLSAVGIVVMIQLLKWSW; from the coding sequence ATGGCCCTTCATCGGAAGTCCTTCCGCACGATCGTGCTCAGCATCCTCCTCGGCATCGCCGTGGGGACCCTGCTGGGCGAGCTGCTGGGCCTCGTCCTGCCGGACGGCGTGCCCCGCGATGTGCTCACCTACGCCAAGAGCTTCACGCTGACGCCCTTCACGGTGGACCTGCTGGTCTTCAGCTTCACCTTCGGCTTCAGTCTCACCTTCAATCTGCTGTCGGCGGTCGGCATCGTGGTGATGATCCAGCTCCTCAAGTGGTCATGGTAG
- a CDS encoding LytR family transcriptional regulator, producing MSAARRAAGAAGKGRWLLIAALALLVISLGLRYLPPLTAGLARVWRWGRERAPAETTAPAPTRAGEQLDVLPAIPLRLQVLNATGVNRLALDQGEALRRWGVDALEKTNAPAWPFPETLLILRSGREGGLAAVRALAERMGGVPVIVQRREDLLLDATLILGHDWEEYHWPEP from the coding sequence ATGAGCGCTGCCCGTCGCGCCGCAGGCGCCGCCGGCAAGGGGCGCTGGCTCCTGATCGCGGCGCTCGCCCTGCTCGTCATCTCCCTCGGCCTGCGCTACCTGCCGCCGCTGACCGCGGGCCTCGCGCGCGTCTGGCGCTGGGGCCGGGAGCGCGCGCCCGCCGAGACGACGGCGCCCGCACCCACGCGGGCCGGTGAGCAGCTGGACGTCCTGCCGGCTATCCCGCTGCGTCTGCAGGTGCTCAACGCGACGGGCGTCAACCGGCTCGCGCTCGACCAGGGCGAGGCGCTGCGGCGCTGGGGGGTGGACGCCCTCGAGAAGACCAATGCCCCCGCCTGGCCCTTCCCGGAGACCCTCCTCATCCTGCGCAGCGGTCGCGAGGGCGGCCTCGCCGCCGTGCGCGCCCTGGCGGAGCGGATGGGGGGGGTGCCGGTGATCGTCCAGCGCCGCGAGGATCTCCTGCTGGACGCGACTCTGATCCTGGGGCATGATTGGGAAGAGTACCACTGGCCGGAGCCCTGA
- a CDS encoding HIT domain-containing protein: protein MDFLFTPWRRQYVVEGARETGCVFCRLAEQPDDQLLAGEHWYLALNAYPYCSGGVMLISRTHKSWLGELPAAALAELTPLLARVEAALRRAYRPEGMNLGINFGVAGGAGIPGHLHVHLLPRWGGDTNFMTTVGGLRIVPEDPAESFARLAAALAADATA from the coding sequence ATGGACTTCCTCTTCACGCCCTGGCGGCGCCAGTACGTGGTCGAGGGCGCGCGCGAGACGGGCTGCGTCTTCTGCCGTCTCGCCGAGCAGCCGGACGATCAGCTCCTCGCCGGCGAGCATTGGTACCTGGCCCTGAACGCCTATCCCTACTGCAGCGGGGGGGTGATGCTGATCAGCCGCACGCACAAGAGCTGGCTGGGCGAGCTGCCGGCGGCGGCCCTCGCCGAGCTGACCCCGCTGCTCGCCCGCGTCGAGGCGGCGCTGCGCCGGGCCTACCGACCCGAGGGGATGAACCTCGGCATCAACTTCGGCGTCGCCGGCGGCGCCGGCATCCCCGGCCACCTGCACGTGCACCTGCTGCCGCGCTGGGGCGGCGACACGAACTTCATGACCACCGTGGGCGGCCTGCGCATCGTGCCCGAGGACCCGGCCGAGAGCTTCGCGCGCCTCGCGGCCGCGCTCGCCGCGGACGCGACGGCCTGA